CCCAGAGGGCGGATCAGGGAGTTGGACGACAGTTGTTCCATGAAGTGGGCTGTCCAGCCTGTGATGCGGCTGGCGACGAACAGGGGAGTGAAGGTTGGAGTGTCGAAGCCCATGAGGTGGTAGATGGGGCCGGCGGGGTAATCGAGGTTGGGTTTGATGTTCTTGGCCTCGTCCATCGCCTGTTCCAAGCCGTTGTAGAGGCCCAGGAGTTCCGGCCGCCCGTAGTGGGCGATCATCTTTTCCAGGGCCGCTTTCATGGTCGGCACACGGGAGTCGCCGCGTTTGTAGACGCGGTGCCCAAAACCCATGACCTTCTTCTTCCGGGCCAGGGCGTCTTCCATCCAGGCCTTCGCGCGGGCGGCTGCTTCCTCGAGGGATTCCTGGGGGCGGATGCCGATTTCGTCGAAAGTGTGCATTACGGCTTCGTTCGCGCCGCCGTGCAGCGGGCCTTTAAGCGCTCCGATGGCTCCAGTGACCGCCGAATGCAGGTCGGAGAGGGTGGAGGTGATGACGCGGGCGGTGAAGGTGGAGGCGTTGAAAGAGTGTTCGGCGTAGAGGATCATCGAGACGTTGAAGGCTTCCACGACTTCCGGAACCTGTTCTTCGCCGAAGGTCATCCAGAGGAAGTTCGCCGAATATCCGAGGTCTTCACGGGGTTCCACGACTCCCTGGCCCCATCGGCGGCGCTGGTCGTAGGCCACGACTCCCGGCATAGCCGCCCAAAGGTCGATAGCCTTTTTCATGTTGGCCCCGGGTGATGAATCCTCTGCCAACTTATGGCGCGCTCCGAGCACAGAAGCCGCGGTGCGGCACACGTCCATCGGGTGGGCGTGCATGGGCAATGTGTCGATGATGGCCTTAAGGGCAGGGTCGAGTGCCCGTCTGGACCGTTCCAGTGCGCTGAACTCGACCAGCTGCTGCTGGGTGGGCAGCTCACCGTTCCAGAGCAGATAGGCTACCTCTTCAAAGCATTTAGCCGTGAGTTGCTGTACCGGGTACCCGCGATAAAGCAGTGAGTTCGTTTCAGGGTTGACCTTTGAGACGGCGGTGTGGTCCACAACGACGCCGGCCAGGCCCTTTCTAATCTCTGTGTCAGCCATGCTGGACTCCTTTGCAGTTCTTGTTCTAGTGATATCGGGAATCTGTATACATCCGGCTCTCTTAAATCCAAATTAAAAGCAGAGCAGCCAAATCGGAATGTATGTTAAATTAGGCGATGGTTCGGCATTCGTTTCGCAAACTTGAGCGCGACGAATTTCGTCTAGCCCTACGGTTCTAATCTCGGCACACGTCTCATTCCTTAAGTCCTTGCCCACCGTCCAACAGTTCGTGGCGGTGGTGAAGCAAGAACTCGTGTCTGTAATGAAGGCCAACCCAAGGGGATGCGTTGAATTCATCAATGTTGAACGCTTGGAGCTCAATCCGTGCTTTTGGGTAGTGCGCCCTATCAGGGTCTCCTGACCCAAAGATAGGCTGATCTGGGCTATTGAAAGTAAATCGACGCCACAGCATGGTCTCTTCCTGTCTTGTTGGGGTCAATGAATTGGATAACCAAACGGATTATCATGGGTCGTTCGCCCGTCTGGACCTAAAGGTGTACATGTCCACTAGAACGCTTTGAGGATGTCTTCGACGCGGGTTTTGGCGTCGCCGAAGAGCATGTGGGAGTTGTCTCGGTAGAAGAGGGGGTTTTGGACGCCGGCGTAGCCGGTGGCCATGGAGCGTTTGAAGACGATGACGTTTTCGGCTTCCCAGACGCGGAGGACGGGCATTCCGGCGATGGGGCTGCCTGGGTCTTCGGCTGCGGCGGGGTTGACGGTGTCGTTCGCGCCGATGACGAGCACTACGGAGGTGGCGCCGAGGTCGTCGTTGATTTCGTCCATTTCCAGGACGATGTCGTAGGGGACTTTGGCTTCGGCGAGGAGGACGTTCATGTGTCCGGGGAGTCGTCCGGCGACTGGGTGGATGCCGAAGCGGACGTTCACGCCGCGTTCGCGGAGTTGGTGGGCGAGTTCCGCGACGGGGTATTGGGCTTGGGCGACGGCCATGCCGTAGCCGGGGGTGATGACCACGGACGAGGCGTTGGTGAGCATTTCCGCGGTGGCTTCAGCGGTGGTTTCGCGGTGCTCGCCCTGGTCCGTATCGGTTTTGTTGGGGGCGGTGATGCCGAAGCCGCCGGCGATCACGGAGATGAAGGACCGGTTCATGGCTTTGCACATGATGTAGGACAGGTACGCGCCCGAGGAGCCGACCAGGGCGCCGGTGATGATGAGCAGGTCGTTGTTCAGCAGGAAGCCAGCGGCGGCTGCGGCCCAGCCGGAGTAGCTGTTGAGCATGGACACGACGACGGGCATGTCGCCGCCGCCGATGGAGGCCACCAGGTGCCAGCCCAGTCCGAGGGCGAGCAGGGTGACGACGATGAGGAGCCAGAGCTGGGAGTCGTTGACGTACCAGACGGTCAGGGCGATGAACGCGGCGATGGCGCCGAGGTTGATCGCGTTCTTGCCCGGCAGCATCAGCGGTGAGGACTTCATCCTCGCGGAGAGTTTCAGGAACGCCACGATGGAGCCGGTGAAGGTCACGGCGCCGATGAAGACGCCGATGAACACTTCGGCGTGGTGAACATCTTTCAGGGCGCCGGCCAGTTCCGGGGCTTGGAGGTGTCCGTTCCAGCCGACCAGGACGGCGGCGAGGCCCACGAAGCTGTGCAGCAGGGCGATCAGTTCGGGCATGCCGGTCATTTCCACGACGCGGGCGCGCCAGAGCCCGATGGCGCCGCCGATGATGACCGCGGCGAGGAGCAGGCCCAGGCCGGTCAGGGCGTGCCCGGTGCCCCAGGCGTTCTGGAGGGTCAGCCAGACGGTCGCCGCGAGGGCGATGACCATGCCGGTGATGCCGTAGATGACACCTGCCTTGGCTTTTTCGTGTTTGCTTAGCCCGGCGAGGCTGAGGATGAACAGCAGGGCCGCGACGATGTAGGCCGCCCCTGCGATGGTCTCGGCGGTCAGCGGACCGGCGGCGGTGTCAGACACGGTAAGGCTCCTGGTAAGTGTTGCTGCTGCGGTGACGGCGCTCATGAACGGACCTTCCCGGCCGTGAACATGGCGAGCATGCGCCGGGTGACCGCAAAGCCGCCGAAGATATTGATGCTGGCCAGCAGGACGGCGATGGCGGCCAGGGCCTGCGTGGCAATGTTGTCGGTGGTGATCTGGAGCAGGGCGCCGACGACGATGATCCCGGAGATCGCGTTGGTCACCGACATCAGCGGGGTGTGAAGGGCGTGATGGACTTTGCCGATGACGTAGAAGCCGACCACGACCGAGAGCATCAGCACCGTGAAGTGCTGGGGCAGCGGCGCCGGGGCCACGGTGTTAAGGCCGAACAGGGCCGCGATGCCTGCGGTGAACAGGCCTGCCTTGCCCGCCGGGCTGAGGCCTTCCTTCTTCTTCGGAGCCGTAGTTTCGGCGGCTGTTCCGGCCTCGGTCGTCGCGGCAGGGGCTGCGGAGACTTGAACAGGGGGTGGCGGCCAGGTCTTCTCGCCGTTCCGGACCACGGTCACGGAGCGCTGGACGACGTCGTCGAAATCGATCCGCAGGACCCCGTCTTTGTCCGGGGTGAGGAGCTTGAGGAGGTTCAGCAGGTTCGTCCCGTACAGCTGGGAGGCCTGGGCCGGGAGCCGGGCCGGCAGATCCGTGTAGCCCAGGATTACCACACCGTTGTCCGTGACGATGCGTTTCCCGGCGACGGAGCCTTCGACGTTTCCGCCCTGGCCCGCGGCCATGTCCACGATCACGCTCCCCGGTTTCATGCCCGCGACGTCGTCTGCGGTGAGCAGCTTCGGTGCGGGCCGGCCCGGGATCAGTGCCGTGGTGATGATGATGTCCACCTCCGCTGCCTGCTCGGTGTAGATCTGTGCAGCGCGGGCGTTGTACGCCTCGGACGTGGCCTTCGCGTACCCGTCAGAGGACTTCATCTCCTCCTCGACCTCGACTTTGAGGTAGGTCCCGCCGATGGACTTCACCTGGTCCGCGACCTCGGGCCGCGGATCGGTCGCCCGCACGATCGCGCCCAGGCTGGACGCGGCACCGATCGCCGCGAGCCCGGCAACACCGGCACCGGCCACGAGGACCTTCGCCGGCGGGACCTTGCCCGCCGCGGTGACCTGCCCGGTGAAGAACCGCCCGAATTCGTGCGCTGCCTCAATCACGGCACGGTACCCGGCAATGTTCGCCATCGAACTGAGCACGTCCATTGACTGTGCCCGCGAAATCCGCGGCACAGCATCCAACGCCAGCGCCGTGATAGGACGCGAAGCCAGCGCCTCCACCACCTCCGGCAGCAGGCCAGGGCTCAACATCCCGATCAGCGTCGCCCCCTCAGCCAGCCGGCCAATCTCTTCACCAGTGGGCGGGTTCACCCGCAGCACGACATCGGCGCCCCACGCCTCATCCGCACCAACAATTAGTGCCCCAGCCTCTTCGTACGCTTCATCACGGAAAGACGCGGACTCCCCAGATCCCTTCTCGACCACCACCTCGTAGCCCAGGGCCAGCAACTGCTTCACGGTGACAGGCGTCGCCGCCACCCTCGTCTCGTGACCCAACTCGGCCACGATGCCAATACGTGTCACTATTTTCTCTCTCTAAGATTTGATGCCCGGTAAATGCTGATGCCTCTGCCGACGCGGTCAAGGTCCAACAGGCTTGACCTGGCATTAAAGCCCGTGCCCCGAGGAGAGGATCCCCGTAGGGAACGAGCCGAACTGAGCTAGTTGTAGAAGATCGTGGTATCGCATCCAGCCTCATGGTATCGTATTCATAAGTTTGTTGGGCGGGTGGTTGTCTGGTTTTTTGGGAGCCACGCACGATTGGGTTAAGTCGAGGTGGAGTCTTGTCAGCAAGGACGGAAGAGATGTTGAACGTGCCTTCGGAAGCGGTTGATGTTCGCGTGGACAAGTGGTCAACGCCGGTTTTGAATGATGAGAATCGGTTGAAGTTGGCCACGTTCGCTACCAATATGCGCGGGAGTGTGACGCTTGCCAATGTAGAGGGCAAGGTCCTGGGCAGTTGGGAGGAGAGCCTTCGGTTGGCGCAGCATGCTGACCGGATCGGGTTTGACGCGGTGATCCCGGTGCAGCGGTGGCGCGGGTTTGGTGGGCAGTTCAATTTGTCGGACCGCTCTTTTGAGCCGTTCACATGGGCCACTGCGTTGTTGGCGCGAACGGAGCGGATCCAGGCGTTTGCCACGGTTCAGGTTCCCGTGATCCACCCCATGATGGCGGCCAAGATGGCAGTGACTGCCGATCATGTGTCGGGGGGCCGGTTCGGGATCAACGTTGTGGCGGGGTGGTTCCCGGAGGAGTTCGCAATGTTCGGCCTTACCCAGCGGGAGCACCAGGCCCGGTACGCCTACGCTGATGAGTGGACGACTCTGCTCAAACGCCTGTGGACCGGGGACTCCCCGGTGGATTTCGATGGTGAGTACATCAAGGCTGTTGACGCGTTCTCGGACCCGCACCCGTTGCAGGACCCCTACCCGGTGATTATGAATGCGGGCACCAGCGGCCCCGGCCGTGAGTTCGCTGCCACCCATAGTGATCTCATCTTCGCGTCCCTGCAGGACATGGCGACCGCGCAGCGTCAAATCGCCGAGATCAAGCAGCAAGCGTTGAGCTCCCACGGTCGCCAGGTGCGTGTCTTCGGGCGGGTGCACATCGTGTGTCGGCCGACCGAGCAGGAAGCTCAGCAGTACTTCCGCTGGGTGCACCGGGACAACGCTGATGTTGCCGCGATCGAGAAGTTGCTTGCGGGGGTTAGCGCCAATTCGGACAGTTTCGACGTTGATCCGGAAGAGCACGCCAAGACAATCGAGCGACTCGCTGCCGGCCGTGGCGCCATGACGATTGTTGGTACCCCTGAGCAGGTGGTCGCATCCCTGCTGGAGCTGACCAACGCCGGACTCGACGGAGTGGCCATCTCCTGGGTCGACTACGACGAGGGACTCCAGCAGATGGAAGACGACATCCTGCCCCTCATGATCCAAGCCGGCCTCCGCAGCTAAACCGCAGCAGGCCGACCCCCGGCCACCCGTGGGGACGGTCGGACCGCCCGGCGGAACAGCACCTATTCCGGTGCACCCACAACCGCGCTCAATGGAGAGGAACACCACATGTCGACAAGCGCCACAGCAGTCCGGACGGACGAGCAGGTTCGACTATCGCTACAGGATTCTGTGCTTCTGATCGAGATGGTGCGGGACAGTAACCGCAATGCTCTGACGACTGAGATGAAGCACGCACTAAGCGAAGCTCTCATCGAGGCTTCCAAGCCCGAGGTTCGTTGCGTAGTCATCACAGGAACCGGGAAGGCGTTTTGCGCCGGAGGCGATGTCAAGGCAATGCATGAACTGCAGTCTCCCGGAGCGGCGGACAAGGCGATGCGCCAACTGCACGAAACCATCGTCCTGCCTCTGTTGCGGCTCGCGAAGCCGACGATTGCAGCGGTCAACGCCGTGGCAGCCGGAGCTGGCGTCGGCCTAGCTCTTGCTTGCGATTTTCGCGTGGTTTCGAGGCAGGCGGATTTCGTCTTGGCATTCAGCCGTATTGGACTTGTGCCGGATTTCGGCGTGTCCTACACGCTGCCGCGCCTCGTGGGCGCAGCGAGGGCCAAGGAACTTGCCTTCATCAAGGGACGATTGACTGCCGAGGAAGCCAGCCAGTGGGGACTCGTCACAGAGCTTTGCGCACCGGACGCCGTCCTCGGACGTGCAATGGAACTTGCCAAGCAACTTGCCGCTGGTCCCACTGTTGCGCTCGGGCTCACCAAGCGCATGCTCGACGACAGCTTTTCGTCGAGCATCCATGACGCGCTTCAGCTCGAGGCAGAAAGTCAGCGTGACGCGTGGTCAACGAGGGATCACGAGATCGCCCGTAACGCGTTCATCCAGAAGAACGACATGCCGTCTTTTCAAGGTCGATGAAAGGTACTCCAGAGAAATGCCTAACGAAATGATTCAAGGTCCACTCCATGGACACCGCGTGCTGGACTTCACGCAGCTAATCGCGGGTCCCTCGGCGGGTGTGATGCTCGCAGACCTTGGGGCCGAGGTGATCAAGATCGAACGCCCAGAGGGTGAATTGGGGCGCAATGTGGGACCGGAAGTGGGGATTCCCGCTATCTTCGCCGCGTACAACCGCGGCAAGCGGGCACTTGCGGTAGACATCAGAACCCCCGAGGGTCGCGAGATCATCAAAAGGCTTATCGCGACGAGTGACGTTCTCCTGCAGAACTTCCGACCCGGGGTCATGGATCGGCTCGGCTTCAGCTATGAGGCAGTAAAGGCAATGAACCCCCGCATTGTCTACACGTCGTTGTCCGGGTATAACCCGGACGGTGCTGGAAGGAACTTGCCAGGCACTGACGCGGTTTTGCAGGCACAGTCCGGCCTGATGGCCATAACCGGCCCGGAGGATGGCGAGCCCTATAAGGTCGGCGTCCAGGTCGTTGATGCGGCCACAGGACTTGCCCTTGGCCAAGCTATCCTCGCTGCTCTACTCCAGCGCACCTCTACCGGCGTGGGTGCTCACCTTCGTCTGTCACTCTTCGAGGTGTCGACCTATGTGCAGAGCTCTGCGTTCGCCATCGCCTCCCGCTTTGGCGAAGAGGTTGAACGTGGCGGCAACACGGCTGGCGCTCTGGGTGCTCCGACGGATATGTTCCGCGTCGCAGACGGATATTTGCAGGTAGTCGCTTACTATCCGGATCAGTGGAGGAAGCTGTGTGACCTGCTGGAGATTCCCGAGATCCATGACGACCCTCGTTTCGTCACCAATGCCGATCGAATCGCCAATAAGAAAGAACTCAAGGGGGTTCTCGCACCGATCTTTGCCCAGAAGGGGCGGGCGGAGTGGGCGAAGCTGCTCGGTGAAGCGGGCATCATTGCCGGGCCTGTGCGCTCCCACCTGGAAATCGTCGGTGACGCTGAACTGCGCGGTTACGGAGATTTCGCCTGGGTTGATAACGACATGACCGAGCCGCATTGGTTGCCGTCTACACCGTACCGCTCCAGCACCTGGGAGCGGGTCGCCTCGTACCGCCCGCCGCGGCTCGGGGAAGACACGCTAGAACTTCTGGACGAAATCGGGTTCGCTCCTGAAGAAGCTCAGGCGCTCCAGGAGCGAAATGTCATTTACGCGCCGAGCAAGGAGAGCGTATGAGCCCTCGAGTGTTCGCCAGCATTGATGAGTTCGCATCGCAGGTCGGTAATGACCTCGGAAGTGCCGATGGGCCCGTCATAACGCAGGCCATGATTAACGAGTTTGCTGCCTTGACCGGCAGCGACGACTGGATACACACTGATCCCGTCAGAGCGAAAAATAGCAAGTTCGGCGGAACGCTCGTGCACGCCGACCTGGTCTTGTCGATGATCCCGCGCTTGATGGACAAGATTTACAAGGTGGAGGGTGTCACGCTATCGCTGATCTACGGCAGCGAACGAGTGCGCATCACGAGCCCGATTCCGGTCGACTCGAAGCTGCGACTCAGCGTGACGATGCTCGACGCGACCGTCAAAGGCGAGGGCGTGCGAGTGACGCTGAAAGTGGTCGTCGAGACCGATACCGTTAATAAGCCCGTCGTCATCGCCGAACCTGTGTACTGGTACTCGAGTGCTCCAAAGCTGCACCAGGTGCAGAAGGCTGCTGAGGACGACAAAGCCAACACTGCCGTTCTGATCGATCGCGTAGTGACGATGTTCCGTGAAGCGATACCTGCCGAGAGCGTGACTCTGGAGCAACAACGCGAAGGATTCGAGCTCGTACTCGCTCAGCTACCCGTGCGGCACAACGCCTCTATCGCCGCCGCGACGTATGGCGGTGTAGACGGGTACTGGGTCCAAGCTGAAGGTACTTCAAGAGCCCGGACCGGTGTTCTGATACATGGGGGCGGATATGTCATGGGTTCGGCGAAGGGGTACTGCGCATTCGCCGCGGAGGTGTCCGCGGCGACCGGCGCGCGAATATTTGTTGCCGAGTACCGGCTCGCCCCTGAGCACCCTTTCCCAGCGGGTGTTGACGATACGCGCCGGGTACTTGCAGCTGCGCTCGATGAGGTCGGCCCGCAGTCCTGCTTTGCGGTCGGAGACTCTGCGGGTGGCGGACTAGTACTCAGCTCCCTCCTCGAAATGCACGGCGTCGGCGCGTCCCTGCCCGCCTGTGTGGCCATGGTGTCGCCTCTCATCGACCTGACGGTCACCAATCCCAGCTTCGAAGAGCTCGCGAGCATCGATCCCATTTGCAGGCAAGCAGGAACCCGCCGGAATGCTGCCTTGTATCTGAACGGCCAAAGTCCCGAGCAAGCTCCAGCGGCATTCCCCATGTCGTCCGATCTCAGCTGGATGCCCCCGACCCTCTTGCTGGTGGGCGGTGCCGAGGTACTGCGCGATGATTCGCGGAACCTAGCCGACAAGCTCCACCGAGAAGGCGTGAATGTCGACTACAAAGAGTATGCCGACATGGTCCACGTTTGGCCCCTGTTCTCATCGTTCCTGCCCCAGGGGCAGCAGGCACTGGACGAGATCGGTGCGTTCGTGAGGGCGCAAGTATCTAGCCAGTTATCGCCAACTAGTTAGTCCTCCGAAGCGTGATTCGAATCGCTTCACGACGAAAGGTATCTTATGGGAAACGAAGCGCCGGCAATCGCCGGAGATCTCTTTAGGAACGTCCTCGGTCACTATCCCACCGGGGTATCCATCATTACCGCCGACGTGGCCGGTAGTGGGCCTGTGGGCATGGTTGTGGGCACCTTCAACTCTCTGAGCCTCGACCCGCCCTTGGTGTCGTTCATGCCCGCCAAGTCATCAACCAGCTGGCCAAAGATCCAATCATCGGGTTCGTTTTGCGTGAACGTGTTGGGTGCCAGCCAAGGAGAACTGAGTCGTCAGTTCTCCGCCCGCGACGGGAAAAAGTTCGAGGGCGCCGACTGGAGGCCAGCCCCAACCGGATCCCCCATTTTGAGCGGCGTGACCGCATGGGTCGACTGCAAGATCGAGCAGGTCTTCGACTCGGGCGATCACGAGATCGTGGTCGGCAGAGTAATTGACCTCAACGTTGAGTCCGACGAGTTGCCAATGACGTTCCTGCGTGGCCGCTTTGGACAGGTGCATCTGCCGGACCCTTCGCCAGGGAATGGTGAGGGTGCAACCGCAGCGGATGACTCTTCGGCGAAACTCGCCGAAGAGGTGGCCGCATTGCTGGGCCTGAACGCATTCGAGGCACGTGCCTGGGCCGAGACTCGTGAGCAGGTCATAGAGCGGTTGTTGGTCGGGTTTCTTGAGGTTCTGCTGAAACGCTTCGACGAGCGGGTCGATGCGGCACAGCGTCCCGAGGCGCAACTCGAGGCACTGGTCAGAGTGTCGTTGGACACCCTCCGTGACTACGGTGCCGCTGCCATCATGTTTCAGAGTGAACGAGCAAGTCTCACTCTCGGGGCGTCGAAGCGGCTGAAGGGACTGGAAGAGGACTTCCGCAACCGCTGGACAGCGGTAATTCAGGTCGGCACGAGAAGCGGAGTGTTCTACGAAGCCGACGCAAGAATGGCGCAACAGTTCATTTGCGATTCGTTGTTCTCAATCGCTCGGTGGTTCCGTGACGGAGGTCGATTGGAGCGCTCAGAAGTCGAGGACGCGTTCACGACATTCGCGCTCAATGTTGTTCGTCCCTCGGACCTTCGTCTGACGCCCTTGGCGGCAGCGAGCGAAGCTGATGTCAATGGGCATTAGCTTCTACCCACGGGCTGCCAGTCAATCTGCCCTTGGTGGCCAGTAGAACTGCCCGGTGATGGCCAACAGATCTGCCCGCTGAGGGTTTCGGCGGGGTTGGCCACCGCGGGGTTTGGTTAGTTCAGTCGGTGCCTCCTTTCCCGGCTCGGGCCGGGGAGAGTCGGATGGAGTCGCCGCTGGTCTGGCAGACTTGGGCTTGGTGCTGTAGCCGGTACACGGTGGCCGTGGCCAGGGTGTTGGGCATGAATTCGTCGAAGCCGGTTGGGTGTAGGTTCGGACGAGTTCGGCGCGGAGGATACTGGCGGTGGCCTTGGTGACGACATCGTTGGTGCGCGCCGCTCATGGCGGTCCCAGGCGTCGAAGGTTTTCCCCGTCGGGAAGCCGGCCGCCTTGCGGCGGATGGCGAGCATGGACCGGGCCCCGCCCGCGGCTTCGCCCAAGGGAGGTGGTGCCGGCGATCTTGGACGGGGTCACGGCCTTGGCCCTTTTCAAGTTCATCCATCCCGTTCCTGCCGGCGCGGCCTCGATCACCAGGTTCTGGCGCCCTCGCCGACGGCAAGGAAGTCGGCCTCTACGGCGCTGCGTGCCTTCACGGCGTAGTCGCCCGGGTCCAAGTCCTGGCCCCACCAAAGTGCTGATCGATGATCGTCTGGCCGTCGGGCCAGCCCCGGCAGTGGCCTGTGACCTCGACAGGACCGGCCGCGCCTTGGTAGACGGTGATGACCTGTCCATCGGGCGAGGTGCCGTGTCAGCGGACGAACACCCTCGGGCCGAGCAGATGCGCCGGGACCGACGCTTGTTCGGCAGTACCGACGTATTTTCTGCAGCGTCCCATAACGCAAATCACGAAGGTTACTCGATGCCTCTCGCTGGAATGCAAGGGGAAGCAGCAGGAGGATTTGGCCTCGGCGCTGGCAATGGACAACCTCTGGGTCAGTACCAAGTTCGGCCGGCCTGTAACGAAGGCTCGGAACGCCATCTCGACTGGCTCGTTTGCCTCCACAGCAACTCCCTGGGATCATCCGGATCGCGTTGCTATCCCGGTTGCCGGAAACTAGGAAGTAGAAGGGGAAACAGCCCTTTGGCTCATAGAATAAACGGGCTTCAGTGCCGCGCGTGAATTGCGTGATCTTGAACGGCCCAACCCCCGTACGGCCTAAGGACTGGATGGTTTAGCTGCATTGCGTCTCCAATACGTTTTGATCCACGCGACCGTCGTCTCGGCCCAGACGACGGTCACCGGGGGGAATGCGTCACTCAGTCTTGAAATGCCTCACTCTCAGTCCCGAGTAGTCCGGACGCGCCCGCATTCCCGATCGATGCTTCGAGCGAGGTTGCGAACGCGCGCATTCGCCAAGACTTCGAGAGAAAGCTGCCGCTGCGTTTTGATCGAGTAGTTGACTGGACCGGTGGACGACAGCGTTCTGACTTCCTAGGTCAGTCGTCGTGGTGTTCCACAGCTCGAGCCGCTCTCCGAGGTCTTCTGCTCGCGCACGACTCATCTCAACTAGGACTCGGCTGGCGCGTGGGCAGTGGAGCCTCGAACGATGAGCTTTCCCTCGAGCCGTCGCCGCTGAGGCGAAGGCCCTTGCGTTCCGTCGATCCGCTGCAGGAGTAGCTCAACGCTTATCCGGGCCATGTCTGTAATCGGCTGATATACCGTGGTTAGGTCGTACGCAGCCCAGTCCGAGATCGGGATGTCGTTGTACCCGATCACCCAGAGCTCCTCGGGAACACGAATGTTTGACTTGCGAGCGGCGTCGAGAACCCCGTAGGCGACGAGATCGTTGACGCAGAAGATCGTGTCAGGTTTGCTCTTGCTATTCCATAGCTGTTCGAGTGCCGCCTGGCCGGAACCGTAGAAAAGGTCTCCGTAGACGACGCGACTTTCGTCCATAGGGTACCCGAGGCTCGCTAGACGCTTCCGGAAACCTTGTTCGATTTCACGCCCTGGGCTGAACGCGCGGCCCCCTACCCATGCGATATTACGACGACCATTCTGGATCAGGTAGTCAGCTACCCGGCCGCCACCTTGGACGTTCGCTCCGGCCACGGTGTCTGTTGCCACGCCGCGGATCGTGCGGCCCATGAGCACGATCG
This genomic stretch from Micrococcaceae bacterium Sec5.1 harbors:
- a CDS encoding bifunctional 2-methylcitrate synthase/citrate synthase, giving the protein MADTEIRKGLAGVVVDHTAVSKVNPETNSLLYRGYPVQQLTAKCFEEVAYLLWNGELPTQQQLVEFSALERSRRALDPALKAIIDTLPMHAHPMDVCRTAASVLGARHKLAEDSSPGANMKKAIDLWAAMPGVVAYDQRRRWGQGVVEPREDLGYSANFLWMTFGEEQVPEVVEAFNVSMILYAEHSFNASTFTARVITSTLSDLHSAVTGAIGALKGPLHGGANEAVMHTFDEIGIRPQESLEEAAARAKAWMEDALARKKKVMGFGHRVYKRGDSRVPTMKAALEKMIAHYGRPELLGLYNGLEQAMDEAKNIKPNLDYPAGPIYHLMGFDTPTFTPLFVASRITGWTAHFMEQLSSNSLIRPLGEYNGQEERAV
- a CDS encoding Re/Si-specific NAD(P)(+) transhydrogenase subunit alpha gives rise to the protein MTRIGIVAELGHETRVAATPVTVKQLLALGYEVVVEKGSGESASFRDEAYEEAGALIVGADEAWGADVVLRVNPPTGEEIGRLAEGATLIGMLSPGLLPEVVEALASRPITALALDAVPRISRAQSMDVLSSMANIAGYRAVIEAAHEFGRFFTGQVTAAGKVPPAKVLVAGAGVAGLAAIGAASSLGAIVRATDPRPEVADQVKSIGGTYLKVEVEEEMKSSDGYAKATSEAYNARAAQIYTEQAAEVDIIITTALIPGRPAPKLLTADDVAGMKPGSVIVDMAAGQGGNVEGSVAGKRIVTDNGVVILGYTDLPARLPAQASQLYGTNLLNLLKLLTPDKDGVLRIDFDDVVQRSVTVVRNGEKTWPPPPVQVSAAPAATTEAGTAAETTAPKKKEGLSPAGKAGLFTAGIAALFGLNTVAPAPLPQHFTVLMLSVVVGFYVIGKVHHALHTPLMSVTNAISGIIVVGALLQITTDNIATQALAAIAVLLASINIFGGFAVTRRMLAMFTAGKVRS
- a CDS encoding CoA transferase, which codes for MPNEMIQGPLHGHRVLDFTQLIAGPSAGVMLADLGAEVIKIERPEGELGRNVGPEVGIPAIFAAYNRGKRALAVDIRTPEGREIIKRLIATSDVLLQNFRPGVMDRLGFSYEAVKAMNPRIVYTSLSGYNPDGAGRNLPGTDAVLQAQSGLMAITGPEDGEPYKVGVQVVDAATGLALGQAILAALLQRTSTGVGAHLRLSLFEVSTYVQSSAFAIASRFGEEVERGGNTAGALGAPTDMFRVADGYLQVVAYYPDQWRKLCDLLEIPEIHDDPRFVTNADRIANKKELKGVLAPIFAQKGRAEWAKLLGEAGIIAGPVRSHLEIVGDAELRGYGDFAWVDNDMTEPHWLPSTPYRSSTWERVASYRPPRLGEDTLELLDEIGFAPEEAQALQERNVIYAPSKESV
- the pntB gene encoding Re/Si-specific NAD(P)(+) transhydrogenase subunit beta translates to MSAVTAAATLTRSLTVSDTAAGPLTAETIAGAAYIVAALLFILSLAGLSKHEKAKAGVIYGITGMVIALAATVWLTLQNAWGTGHALTGLGLLLAAVIIGGAIGLWRARVVEMTGMPELIALLHSFVGLAAVLVGWNGHLQAPELAGALKDVHHAEVFIGVFIGAVTFTGSIVAFLKLSARMKSSPLMLPGKNAINLGAIAAFIALTVWYVNDSQLWLLIVVTLLALGLGWHLVASIGGGDMPVVVSMLNSYSGWAAAAAGFLLNNDLLIITGALVGSSGAYLSYIMCKAMNRSFISVIAGGFGITAPNKTDTDQGEHRETTAEATAEMLTNASSVVITPGYGMAVAQAQYPVAELAHQLRERGVNVRFGIHPVAGRLPGHMNVLLAEAKVPYDIVLEMDEINDDLGATSVVLVIGANDTVNPAAAEDPGSPIAGMPVLRVWEAENVIVFKRSMATGYAGVQNPLFYRDNSHMLFGDAKTRVEDILKAF
- a CDS encoding LLM class flavin-dependent oxidoreductase, which codes for MLNVPSEAVDVRVDKWSTPVLNDENRLKLATFATNMRGSVTLANVEGKVLGSWEESLRLAQHADRIGFDAVIPVQRWRGFGGQFNLSDRSFEPFTWATALLARTERIQAFATVQVPVIHPMMAAKMAVTADHVSGGRFGINVVAGWFPEEFAMFGLTQREHQARYAYADEWTTLLKRLWTGDSPVDFDGEYIKAVDAFSDPHPLQDPYPVIMNAGTSGPGREFAATHSDLIFASLQDMATAQRQIAEIKQQALSSHGRQVRVFGRVHIVCRPTEQEAQQYFRWVHRDNADVAAIEKLLAGVSANSDSFDVDPEEHAKTIERLAAGRGAMTIVGTPEQVVASLLELTNAGLDGVAISWVDYDEGLQQMEDDILPLMIQAGLRS
- a CDS encoding enoyl-CoA hydratase-related protein, with the protein product MSTSATAVRTDEQVRLSLQDSVLLIEMVRDSNRNALTTEMKHALSEALIEASKPEVRCVVITGTGKAFCAGGDVKAMHELQSPGAADKAMRQLHETIVLPLLRLAKPTIAAVNAVAAGAGVGLALACDFRVVSRQADFVLAFSRIGLVPDFGVSYTLPRLVGAARAKELAFIKGRLTAEEASQWGLVTELCAPDAVLGRAMELAKQLAAGPTVALGLTKRMLDDSFSSSIHDALQLEAESQRDAWSTRDHEIARNAFIQKNDMPSFQGR